From one Gracilibacillus salinarum genomic stretch:
- a CDS encoding YhdT family protein, which translates to MKHDLDNRFKIANREAIIGICLVLFNFIWWFAFAYGLGSKEPEQYTFILGFPAWFFYSCIVGVILMMILVSIVVTFFFKDFSLDDEEYDRL; encoded by the coding sequence ATGAAACATGACTTGGATAATCGATTTAAAATCGCAAATCGTGAAGCCATCATTGGTATATGTTTAGTTCTGTTTAATTTCATCTGGTGGTTTGCTTTTGCCTATGGACTAGGCAGCAAAGAGCCTGAACAATATACATTTATTTTAGGTTTTCCGGCTTGGTTTTTTTACAGCTGTATCGTTGGGGTTATCCTGATGATGATACTGGTTAGTATTGTGGTGACATTTTTCTTTAAGGATTTTTCGTTAGATGATGAGGAGTATGATCGGTTATGA
- a CDS encoding PrkA family serine protein kinase → MDILRKVQEYRTTQHALKWEGTFSQYLELLKEKPYLAQSAHSRIYQMIKDQGVTDDNGVREYAFFSDQLFGLEEALEKLVEEYFHPAAKRLDVKKRILLLMGPVSGGKSTLVTLLKRGLEEYSLTDQGAVYAIKGCPMHENPLHLIPQHLRKDFEEEYGIRIEGNLSPLNRLRLEEDYDGRIEDVMVERVFFSEDNRVGIGTFSPSDPKSQDIADLTGSIDFSTIATYGSESDPRAYRFDGELNKANRGLMEFQEMLKCDEKFLWHLLSLTQEGNFKAGRFALISADEMIVAHTNESEYRSFIANKKNEALHSRMIVMPIPYNLKLDQEERIYEKMIKESDIKEVHIAPHTLKIAAMFTILTRLKESKQSNISLLKKLYLYNDQDVEGFSDQDVSALKKEYSDEGMTGIDPRYVINRISSTIIRKEMEAINALDVLRSLKDGLDDHPSITKEQKEDYLDFISVARKEYDELAKKEVQKAFVYSYEESAKTLMNNYLDNVEAFCNKTKIEDPLTGEEMHPDEKLMRSIEEQIGISENAKKAFREEILIRISAYARKGKKFDYQSHERLREAIQKKLFADLKDVVKITTSTKTPDEQQLKKMNEVVATLVEEYGYTSQSANDLLRYVGSLLNR, encoded by the coding sequence ATGGATATTTTACGGAAGGTGCAAGAATATAGAACAACCCAGCATGCACTAAAATGGGAAGGCACTTTTTCACAGTATTTGGAGTTGTTGAAAGAAAAGCCTTATCTTGCTCAGTCAGCACACTCTCGAATTTATCAAATGATAAAAGATCAAGGTGTGACAGATGACAATGGAGTAAGGGAATATGCCTTTTTTAGTGATCAATTATTCGGATTAGAAGAAGCACTAGAGAAATTAGTGGAAGAATATTTTCATCCAGCTGCTAAACGATTAGATGTCAAAAAAAGAATCTTGCTGTTAATGGGACCTGTCAGTGGTGGTAAATCCACATTAGTAACATTGCTTAAAAGGGGACTGGAGGAGTACTCCTTAACGGATCAAGGAGCAGTTTATGCTATAAAAGGCTGTCCGATGCATGAAAATCCTTTGCATCTTATTCCGCAGCACTTAAGAAAAGATTTTGAAGAAGAATACGGCATTCGTATAGAAGGAAATCTGTCACCACTTAACCGTTTACGATTAGAAGAGGACTATGATGGCAGAATAGAAGATGTGATGGTAGAACGTGTCTTTTTCTCTGAAGATAATCGAGTTGGCATTGGTACATTCAGTCCATCTGATCCAAAATCACAGGATATTGCTGATTTAACAGGTTCGATTGATTTCTCCACGATCGCAACGTACGGATCGGAATCAGATCCTCGCGCCTATCGTTTTGATGGAGAATTGAATAAAGCCAACCGCGGTCTGATGGAATTCCAGGAGATGCTAAAATGTGATGAGAAGTTTCTCTGGCATTTACTTTCTCTTACACAGGAAGGGAATTTTAAAGCGGGACGATTTGCCTTGATATCAGCCGATGAAATGATTGTGGCGCATACGAATGAATCAGAATACAGGTCGTTCATCGCGAATAAAAAGAACGAAGCACTGCATTCCCGTATGATTGTGATGCCAATTCCTTATAATTTGAAATTAGATCAGGAAGAACGAATTTACGAAAAAATGATTAAAGAAAGTGATATTAAAGAGGTGCACATTGCTCCTCACACACTAAAAATTGCAGCAATGTTTACGATTCTGACACGACTGAAAGAATCGAAGCAAAGTAATATCAGTTTGCTGAAAAAATTATATTTGTATAATGATCAGGACGTAGAAGGCTTTAGTGATCAGGATGTCAGTGCTTTGAAGAAAGAATATTCGGATGAAGGGATGACGGGTATTGATCCTCGTTATGTTATTAATAGAATCTCTTCGACGATCATTCGTAAAGAAATGGAAGCCATTAATGCACTGGATGTACTCCGCTCCTTAAAAGATGGCTTAGATGACCATCCGTCCATTACGAAGGAACAGAAGGAAGATTATCTTGATTTTATTTCAGTAGCGCGTAAAGAATATGATGAACTTGCGAAAAAAGAAGTACAGAAAGCATTTGTGTATTCGTACGAGGAGTCTGCCAAAACGTTAATGAATAATTACCTTGATAATGTGGAAGCTTTCTGTAATAAAACAAAAATCGAGGATCCATTAACTGGGGAAGAAATGCATCCGGACGAAAAGTTAATGCGTTCCATTGAAGAACAAATCGGTATTTCCGAAAATGCCAAAAAAGCATTCCGTGAAGAAATCCTTATTCGTATTTCTGCCTATGCAAGAAAAGGCAAAAAATTCGATTACCAATCCCATGAACGTTTACGCGAAGCGATTCAGAAAAAACTGTTTGCAGATCTGAAGGATGTCGTAAAAATAACGACTTCCACGAAAACACCAGATGAGCAGCAACTGAAGAAAATGAACGAAGTAGTTGCAACCTTAGTCGAAGAATATGGCTATACATCTCAATCTGCTAATGATTTATTACGCTATGTTGGAAGCTTGTTAAATCGCTAA
- a CDS encoding ROK family transcriptional regulator — MLKNFLQQSSAKYITMKQIYYFLHQHGSSTKANLVEQLKMKQTTVSRHLEQLLSEKIIKFRTFGASSGGRPPAVFEVNPDAGYIIGIDLSRTKTTLTLANCKFSDIDHYSFKMNDKHTPAYTISLLAKQIKYLLDKHDISNDMVLGIGIGTVGPIDRIEGMILEPDAFIAEGWHHIPLVSELRKKVNIDTIQIENGANLAALMSGQNCQDTILYCISGRGLRCGVVSNGSMIHNRTGDASSFGEMIIDVQNGTSLATLISYDYLLKEVNRRYQEYHGRAFLDTDKKKDTMDQLLVALEQGDTIVQAAVSDSAFMYGIGIANMVNVLHPDKVVLNSELTIHYQPYYQKIIETAKQHIKRFEREPVTFTMEEQRDQVISLGACALVFQGYFS, encoded by the coding sequence GTGTTAAAGAATTTTTTACAACAATCATCTGCAAAATACATAACAATGAAGCAAATATATTATTTTTTGCATCAGCATGGTTCATCTACGAAAGCGAACTTGGTAGAGCAGTTAAAGATGAAACAGACAACAGTTTCCCGTCATTTAGAGCAATTGCTTTCAGAAAAAATCATTAAATTCAGGACCTTTGGAGCGTCATCTGGCGGAAGGCCTCCCGCTGTATTTGAGGTAAATCCGGATGCGGGCTACATTATCGGTATCGACCTGTCGCGTACGAAAACTACGTTAACGCTGGCCAATTGCAAATTTAGTGATATTGATCACTATTCTTTTAAAATGAACGATAAACATACACCGGCATATACAATTTCACTATTAGCGAAACAAATAAAGTATTTATTGGATAAACATGATATTTCCAATGACATGGTGCTCGGGATTGGAATCGGTACTGTAGGGCCGATCGACAGAATAGAAGGAATGATTCTGGAACCGGATGCTTTTATTGCAGAGGGGTGGCATCATATACCTTTAGTTAGTGAATTAAGGAAAAAAGTAAATATTGATACAATCCAGATCGAAAATGGTGCGAATTTAGCTGCGTTGATGAGTGGACAAAACTGTCAGGATACGATTTTGTATTGCATTAGTGGCAGAGGTTTACGCTGTGGTGTAGTATCCAACGGCTCGATGATTCATAACAGAACAGGTGATGCAAGCTCTTTTGGTGAAATGATTATAGATGTACAAAACGGGACTTCCCTTGCAACGTTGATTTCCTATGACTATTTGCTAAAAGAAGTGAACCGCCGCTATCAGGAATACCATGGCCGGGCATTTCTGGACACTGACAAAAAAAAAGATACCATGGATCAATTGTTAGTGGCGTTGGAGCAAGGAGACACGATAGTTCAAGCGGCTGTTTCTGATTCCGCTTTTATGTACGGAATAGGAATTGCGAACATGGTCAATGTTTTACATCCAGATAAAGTGGTATTGAATAGTGAACTCACCATACACTATCAACCGTATTATCAAAAAATCATAGAAACGGCGAAGCAGCATATTAAAAGGTTCGAACGAGAACCTGTAACGTTTACGATGGAAGAGCAACGTGACCAGGTCATTTCCTTGGGGGCTTGCGCGCTCGTTTTTCAAGGTTATTTTTCCTAG
- the ltrA gene encoding group II intron reverse transcriptase/maturase, with amino-acid sequence MNAKLANYTNQVKARQLQRTLYLCAKGSQTRRFHALYDKMYRPDILWEAWRRVKRNRGSSGVDNQTLEDISDYGEKKFLNELYIELKEKNYHPQPVLRTYIPKDDGKKRPLGIPTVKDRIAQMAMKIVIEPIFEADFQGSSYGFRPRRNAHQAIAKIRKESKRKYWVLDVDIQGYFDNINHEKLMKLVEQRISDRRVLKVMRKWLEAGIMEDDSLEQSLIGAPQGGVISPLLSNIYLNAMDTIWEKQFRHLGSLIRYADDFVIMCKTKQQALEGIRVIQGIMKKLDLTLHEGKSKLVHIWDDRDGFDFLGFHHRKFPVRKKGGHLFYFMYHIPSKKAMKKMRKKIKAYTSPRSKLHVEIGELIDGLNRKLQGFKNYYQLSPMSKRWLNHIDWYVLERLNIFRNNKKNRQYKHAYLQETAREVHYRLVKLAV; translated from the coding sequence GTGAATGCTAAATTAGCTAACTACACCAATCAAGTAAAAGCTCGACAACTTCAACGAACATTATACCTTTGTGCCAAGGGAAGTCAGACACGGCGGTTTCATGCCTTGTATGATAAGATGTATCGCCCAGATATTTTATGGGAAGCGTGGCGACGAGTGAAAAGAAATAGAGGAAGCAGTGGGGTAGACAACCAAACTTTGGAAGATATCAGTGATTATGGAGAAAAGAAATTTTTGAATGAACTCTATATAGAACTGAAGGAAAAGAACTACCATCCACAACCCGTACTGCGAACGTATATACCGAAAGATGATGGAAAGAAACGACCGTTAGGCATTCCTACGGTGAAAGACAGAATCGCACAAATGGCTATGAAAATTGTCATCGAGCCCATTTTTGAGGCGGACTTTCAAGGAAGTTCGTATGGATTTCGCCCGAGACGAAATGCCCATCAAGCGATTGCGAAAATCCGCAAAGAAAGTAAACGAAAGTATTGGGTGTTAGACGTCGACATCCAAGGATACTTTGACAACATCAACCATGAAAAGTTGATGAAATTGGTAGAACAGCGCATCAGTGATCGACGAGTGCTTAAGGTCATGCGCAAATGGTTAGAAGCAGGGATTATGGAGGATGATTCGTTAGAACAATCCCTCATAGGTGCTCCACAAGGCGGTGTTATTTCTCCGTTATTGTCGAACATCTATTTAAATGCGATGGACACGATTTGGGAAAAGCAGTTTCGCCACTTAGGATCGCTTATTCGGTATGCGGATGATTTTGTCATTATGTGTAAAACCAAGCAACAAGCGCTCGAAGGCATTCGTGTGATCCAAGGCATCATGAAGAAGTTAGATTTAACACTACACGAGGGCAAATCAAAGCTTGTCCACATTTGGGATGATCGTGACGGATTTGATTTCTTAGGTTTTCATCATCGTAAGTTCCCGGTACGAAAGAAGGGTGGACACCTCTTCTATTTCATGTATCACATTCCCAGTAAGAAAGCGATGAAGAAGATGCGCAAGAAAATTAAAGCATATACATCACCACGATCTAAATTACATGTAGAAATAGGAGAATTAATAGATGGTTTAAACCGCAAGTTACAAGGGTTTAAGAATTACTATCAACTTTCTCCCATGTCCAAGCGATGGTTAAATCATATCGATTGGTATGTATTAGAGCGTCTAAACATCTTTCGTAACAACAAAAAGAATAGGCAATATAAGCATGCTTATCTACAAGAAACGGCTAGAGAAGTCCATTACAGACTTGTGAAATTAGCTGTATAA
- the panF gene encoding sodium/pantothenate symporter — MNLAATITLFGALALIFLAGLLVSRSNQSNTSFMEDYYLGGRRLGGFVLAMTMSATYGSASSFIGGPGVAYNEGLGWVLLSVIQVATGYFTLMILGKRFAITAKRYKAITMVDFLKHRYQSKWVVLLSSFSIVIFLFSTMAAQWIGAGRLIESITGLSYHTALLIFVVTVLLYVTLGGFRAVTLTDSIQGSIMVVGTIILLIAIIISGGGISAIMNDLQTENPNLITPYGADGTLSPLYVSSFWILVGVGIVALPQIVVRAMSYQNTRAFHRALVIGTIVVGVIMLNMHLIGVFARPILPDIEVADTVIPLIALEVLPGWLAGIVLAAPLAAIMSTVDSLLLLVSSTIVKDIYSNYIQPKAPVNRIRKISMTVTAILGVIVYLIAIHPPDLIIWLNLYTIGGLEAAFIWPVVMGIYWKKGNKYGAIAAIITGMISYIAFQAFYPQPFGMHSVVSSIILSLIAYVLASYSVKDKQTVSDSLA; from the coding sequence ATGAATCTTGCAGCAACTATTACATTATTCGGTGCACTTGCCTTAATATTTTTGGCAGGGTTATTGGTGAGCAGAAGCAATCAAAGCAACACTTCCTTTATGGAGGACTATTACTTGGGAGGACGTCGTTTAGGCGGATTTGTCCTTGCGATGACGATGTCTGCCACATACGGAAGTGCGAGCAGTTTTATCGGAGGGCCTGGTGTTGCATATAACGAAGGACTGGGCTGGGTACTGCTTTCTGTGATCCAGGTGGCTACCGGTTATTTCACCTTAATGATTTTAGGAAAAAGATTTGCCATTACTGCTAAAAGATATAAGGCCATTACGATGGTTGATTTTTTGAAACATCGATATCAATCGAAATGGGTCGTCTTATTGTCCTCATTCAGTATTGTTATTTTTTTATTTTCCACGATGGCGGCACAATGGATTGGTGCTGGACGGTTAATTGAATCGATTACAGGATTATCCTATCATACGGCTTTACTTATATTCGTGGTGACTGTGCTTCTCTATGTTACACTCGGTGGGTTTCGCGCTGTTACTTTAACCGATTCTATTCAAGGAAGTATTATGGTTGTCGGTACCATTATTCTGTTAATTGCCATCATTATTTCTGGTGGTGGTATCTCAGCTATCATGAATGATTTACAAACTGAAAACCCGAACCTGATCACCCCTTATGGTGCGGACGGTACCTTGTCACCGTTATACGTATCATCGTTTTGGATTTTGGTCGGTGTAGGGATTGTCGCATTACCGCAAATAGTAGTACGAGCAATGTCTTATCAAAATACGAGAGCCTTTCATCGGGCGCTTGTCATTGGAACAATCGTTGTTGGGGTAATTATGTTAAATATGCACTTAATCGGTGTATTTGCTCGTCCGATCTTGCCTGATATTGAAGTGGCGGATACGGTTATTCCGTTAATTGCACTCGAAGTATTACCTGGCTGGCTGGCAGGTATTGTACTAGCCGCTCCATTGGCAGCCATTATGTCCACCGTCGATTCTTTACTCTTATTGGTCAGTTCGACGATTGTTAAAGATATTTACAGTAATTATATCCAGCCCAAAGCGCCAGTGAACAGAATTCGAAAAATCAGCATGACTGTAACAGCTATACTAGGCGTAATCGTGTATTTAATTGCAATCCACCCGCCTGATTTAATCATCTGGTTAAACCTGTATACTATTGGCGGTTTAGAAGCTGCGTTTATTTGGCCGGTAGTAATGGGGATCTATTGGAAGAAAGGCAATAAATACGGCGCAATCGCTGCGATTATAACTGGTATGATATCTTATATCGCATTCCAGGCATTTTATCCACAGCCATTCGGTATGCACTCTGTTGTATCATCCATCATACTATCCTTAATCGCATACGTACTAGCAAGCTACAGCGTGAAGGATAAACAAACAGTTTCCGATTCACTCGCATAA
- the odhB gene encoding 2-oxoglutarate dehydrogenase complex dihydrolipoyllysine-residue succinyltransferase: protein MKEVKVPELAESITEGTIAEWLVSEGDSVEKGDPICELETDKVNVEVNADFSGVIAEFVREEGDDVEVGEVIAKIDESGDASGKSEDAPKEEEPAKEEPKQEEKQEAPKQEKKQPASDSGKESKKGEVVASPAARKRARELGIDLQEIRAADPLGRIRPEDVEKAAKAKDSKKNADKKPAASNSNQKQEFDKPVEREKMTRRRQTIANRLVDAQHNAAMLTTFNEVDMTAVMKLRGERKNKFQEKHGIKLGFMSFFTKAVVSALREFPYLNAEIQENEIVKKKFYDIGIAVSTDDGLVVPVVRDADRLDFAGIESQIADLGTKAKNKELQISDLQGGSFTITNGGIFGSLLSTPILNAPQVGILGMHSIQKRPMVMPDDSIEVRPMMYIALSYDHRIVDGKEAVQFLVRVKQLLEDPYDLLLEG, encoded by the coding sequence ATGAAAGAAGTTAAGGTCCCAGAATTAGCAGAATCCATTACAGAAGGTACGATCGCAGAATGGCTTGTCAGTGAGGGTGATTCCGTTGAAAAAGGTGACCCGATCTGTGAGTTGGAAACAGATAAAGTAAATGTGGAAGTAAACGCAGACTTTTCAGGTGTTATTGCTGAATTTGTAAGAGAAGAAGGCGACGATGTAGAAGTAGGAGAAGTCATCGCCAAAATCGATGAAAGCGGAGATGCATCTGGTAAATCTGAGGACGCTCCGAAAGAAGAAGAGCCTGCTAAGGAAGAACCAAAGCAGGAAGAAAAGCAGGAAGCACCGAAGCAAGAAAAGAAACAACCTGCGTCTGATTCAGGAAAAGAAAGTAAAAAAGGTGAGGTTGTAGCATCTCCTGCTGCAAGAAAACGTGCCAGAGAATTAGGTATTGATCTGCAGGAAATTAGAGCTGCTGATCCACTTGGCCGTATTCGCCCTGAAGATGTGGAAAAAGCAGCGAAAGCAAAAGATAGCAAGAAAAATGCTGATAAAAAACCAGCCGCTTCCAATTCTAATCAAAAACAAGAGTTTGATAAGCCAGTAGAACGAGAAAAAATGACTCGTCGTCGTCAAACGATTGCTAATCGTCTAGTCGATGCACAACATAATGCGGCAATGCTGACAACCTTTAATGAAGTAGACATGACAGCTGTTATGAAACTTCGTGGCGAACGTAAGAATAAATTTCAAGAAAAACACGGCATTAAACTAGGCTTCATGTCATTCTTTACGAAAGCTGTTGTCAGTGCATTAAGAGAATTTCCATACTTAAATGCTGAAATTCAAGAAAATGAAATTGTGAAGAAGAAATTCTATGACATCGGTATTGCGGTTTCTACTGATGATGGACTTGTTGTACCAGTTGTTAGAGATGCCGACCGTTTAGATTTCGCTGGTATCGAATCACAAATTGCTGATCTCGGAACAAAAGCGAAAAATAAAGAATTACAAATTAGTGATCTACAAGGTGGTTCTTTTACAATCACTAATGGTGGTATTTTTGGATCGTTATTATCGACTCCAATTCTAAATGCACCACAGGTTGGTATCCTTGGAATGCATAGCATCCAAAAACGCCCAATGGTAATGCCTGACGATTCCATCGAAGTTCGTCCGATGATGTATATCGCGCTATCTTACGACCACAGAATCGTAGATGGTAAAGAGGCAGTACAATTCCTTGTACGCGTGAAACAATTACTAGAAGATCCATATGATTTATTGCTAGAAGGTTAA
- a CDS encoding 2-oxoglutarate dehydrogenase E1 component — MTQQESSERFWKKFYGPNMGYVQEQYELYLENKDSVDPSLKEMFDEYGAPTEITEGQQAEVASGKSLSSEISAKHLTSAIKLVEAIRRYGHLKAEIYPVGSGIHTDSSLVDPKHYNLSKDVLEAIPADWVWDQNIQGITTAQDVVEHLTNQYAGTISFEYDHVNNDLERLWFQENIESGKYRFPFSDEEKKQLLGKIVDVEGFENFLAKTFVAQKRFSIEGLEMMVPILDRIVQNSFYDETEEILMGMAHRGRLSVLTSILGKPYDKLFSEFHPSADKELVPSSPGSRAITYGWTGDVKYHFGAKRDVGEEKPSPTKITLAHNPSHLEFVNPVVEGFTRAAQDFRFEKGKPEQNVDKAFSILIHGDAAFIGEGVVAETFNLSSLAGYSTGGTLHIIANNLVGFTTGQRQGRSTRYASDLAKGFEVPIIHVNADDPEACISAAMLAYDYRKKFRKDVLIDLVGYRRYGHNEMDEPRATQPKLYKSIDKHPTCASVYANRLQEQNIVTKQTFEEMQEAVFNKLQGIYDDMTESVNENPEAMPVPQALRQGLSDIETAVPKDLLLSLNKGLLKRPDGFQSFKKLEKILSKRHNTFEKEAKADWAVGEALAYASILQDGIPIRMTGQDSERGTFAHRHLMLHDVDSSDTYCPMHGLDEAKATFDIHNSPLSEAAVLGFEYGYSVKAPKTLVIWEAQFGDFANAGQVIFDQFIAAGRAKWDERSNMVMLLPHGYEGQGPEHSSARAERFLTMAAENNWIVANVTTSAQFFHLLRRQAALVDSEAARPLVVLTPKSLLRSPRVVSKIEEFTNGKFEPMIPQPGLELTSKKAKRLLIGTGKVMVDIEEKMSSNQDQYQDIHVIRLEQIYPFPEKKIQEVIDGCPNLQEIVWVQEEPRNMGAFNFVKELLFRMVEDTELALHYVGRCERSSPSVGDPHIHKTEQRRIIKRALELSEGGETNERS, encoded by the coding sequence GTGACACAGCAGGAATCCAGTGAGAGATTCTGGAAAAAGTTTTACGGCCCAAACATGGGTTACGTACAAGAACAGTATGAGCTTTATTTGGAAAACAAAGACTCAGTTGATCCATCCTTGAAAGAAATGTTCGATGAATACGGCGCACCAACCGAAATTACAGAAGGTCAACAAGCAGAGGTAGCAAGTGGAAAGAGCTTATCGTCTGAAATAAGTGCCAAACATTTAACCTCAGCAATCAAACTTGTTGAGGCCATTCGTCGTTATGGACATTTGAAGGCAGAAATCTATCCCGTAGGCTCTGGTATCCATACGGATAGTTCGCTGGTCGACCCGAAACATTACAATCTTAGTAAAGACGTTTTGGAAGCGATTCCGGCAGATTGGGTATGGGATCAGAATATCCAAGGAATTACGACGGCTCAAGATGTAGTCGAACATTTAACGAATCAATATGCAGGAACGATTTCGTTTGAATATGATCATGTGAATAATGATCTTGAACGTTTATGGTTCCAAGAAAATATTGAGTCAGGTAAATATCGTTTTCCGTTCTCAGATGAAGAAAAGAAACAATTATTAGGGAAAATTGTCGATGTTGAAGGCTTTGAGAATTTCTTAGCCAAGACATTTGTTGCACAGAAACGTTTTTCAATTGAAGGTTTGGAAATGATGGTGCCAATTTTAGACCGCATCGTACAGAATTCCTTTTATGATGAAACAGAAGAGATTTTAATGGGAATGGCGCACAGAGGAAGATTAAGTGTATTAACTTCTATTCTGGGTAAACCATACGACAAATTATTCTCAGAGTTTCATCCATCAGCAGATAAGGAATTAGTACCATCTTCACCAGGATCCAGAGCCATTACATATGGTTGGACGGGTGATGTTAAATATCATTTTGGTGCAAAACGCGATGTCGGTGAAGAGAAGCCATCTCCAACTAAAATAACATTAGCACATAACCCTTCCCACTTGGAGTTTGTTAACCCGGTTGTGGAAGGTTTTACAAGAGCAGCGCAAGATTTTCGTTTCGAAAAAGGAAAACCTGAACAGAACGTCGATAAAGCATTTAGTATATTGATACACGGAGATGCTGCATTTATTGGCGAAGGTGTAGTGGCAGAAACCTTTAACCTTAGTTCGCTAGCTGGTTACAGCACAGGTGGAACACTTCATATTATCGCAAATAACCTGGTAGGGTTTACGACAGGTCAGCGTCAAGGTCGTTCTACCAGATATGCCAGTGATTTAGCGAAAGGCTTTGAAGTGCCAATTATTCACGTGAATGCAGATGACCCGGAAGCGTGTATTTCTGCAGCTATGCTAGCGTATGATTACCGTAAAAAATTCAGAAAGGATGTATTAATTGATTTGGTTGGTTATCGCCGATACGGTCATAATGAAATGGATGAACCACGTGCGACACAGCCGAAGTTATACAAATCAATTGATAAGCATCCTACTTGTGCATCGGTTTATGCCAATCGTTTACAAGAACAAAATATCGTCACGAAACAAACTTTTGAAGAAATGCAAGAAGCTGTTTTCAATAAATTGCAGGGTATTTATGATGATATGACGGAAAGTGTCAATGAAAATCCGGAAGCAATGCCGGTACCGCAAGCATTGCGTCAAGGTTTGAGTGACATTGAGACAGCCGTACCAAAGGATTTACTATTATCTTTGAATAAAGGTCTTTTGAAAAGGCCAGACGGTTTTCAATCCTTTAAGAAGCTCGAAAAAATCCTATCAAAGCGTCATAATACGTTTGAGAAAGAAGCCAAAGCAGATTGGGCTGTAGGAGAGGCTTTAGCTTATGCATCGATTTTACAGGATGGAATCCCGATCCGTATGACGGGACAGGATTCTGAACGTGGTACATTTGCTCACCGTCACCTTATGTTACACGACGTAGACAGCAGTGATACGTATTGTCCAATGCATGGGCTTGATGAAGCGAAGGCTACGTTTGATATTCATAACAGTCCTTTATCAGAGGCGGCAGTATTAGGCTTTGAATATGGATATAGTGTAAAAGCACCGAAAACGCTTGTTATTTGGGAAGCGCAATTTGGTGACTTTGCCAATGCAGGTCAAGTCATTTTTGATCAGTTTATTGCAGCAGGACGTGCGAAATGGGATGAACGTTCGAACATGGTGATGTTGTTGCCGCACGGTTATGAAGGGCAAGGACCCGAGCATTCCAGCGCAAGAGCGGAAAGGTTCTTAACAATGGCAGCAGAAAATAACTGGATTGTTGCCAACGTCACAACCAGTGCTCAGTTCTTCCATCTGTTAAGACGTCAGGCAGCATTAGTGGATAGTGAAGCTGCAAGACCGTTAGTAGTCTTAACGCCGAAAAGCTTACTGCGCAGTCCCCGTGTAGTATCGAAGATCGAAGAATTTACGAACGGAAAATTCGAACCAATGATTCCACAGCCTGGTTTAGAATTAACATCGAAAAAAGCAAAGCGACTTTTAATCGGTACAGGTAAAGTGATGGTTGATATTGAAGAGAAAATGAGTTCAAATCAGGATCAATATCAGGATATTCACGTCATTCGTCTCGAACAAATCTATCCGTTCCCTGAAAAGAAAATTCAGGAAGTGATCGATGGTTGTCCGAACCTTCAAGAAATTGTGTGGGTACAGGAAGAACCAAGAAACATGGGTGCATTTAATTTCGTCAAAGAGCTTCTTTTCCGAATGGTGGAAGATACAGAACTTGCATTGCACTATGTTGGGCGCTGTGAGCGTTCTTCGCCATCAGTTGGTGATCCACATATTCATAAAACAGAACAAAGACGCATCATTAAAAGAGCATTAGAGCTATCTGAAGGAGGAGAAACCAATGAAAGAAGTTAA